In Bradyrhizobium paxllaeri, the genomic stretch GGAGATCGTGTCCGGAAAATCACTGCTCGAGATCGAGCGGGAAAAGCTGCTCGATCCGCTCGGCATGGCCGACACCAACTTCTTCGTCACCCAGCCGGAGCGGCTGCAGCGGCTCGCCCAACCGTTGCCGAACGACAGTGATTTCCGGGTCGGCCGTCTATACAGGACCGAGGTTCGCCAGAAATGGGAATCCGCCAGCGGCGGCATGGTTTCGACCATGTCGGATTTTTCGAAATTTGCGCAGATGCTGACCAATGGCGGCACGTTCGAGGGCAAGACCTATCTCACCCCGCAGACGTTCGAACTCATGACGTCGGACCACGCCGGCAAGGACTCTGGCGTCGCGCGGGACCATTACTATTTCCCCGGTGACGGTTTCGGCATGGGCCTTGGACTTGCCGTGCGCACCGATCCCGGCAATGCCAAGCCGCCGCCGCCGGGATCGCTGGGTGAATTGAAATGGGACGGTGCGTCTGGCTGCTATATGGTGGTCGACCGCAAGCAGGACATGTTCTTCGTGGTGCTGGAGCAGACGCCGACGGAACGTCAGCGCGTCCAGCGGACGCTGAAGCAGTTGGTCTATGAAGCATTGGAGAACTGACGGCGCCATTCGGCGCTGCCTTGTCGCGGCGGCGCTCGCGGTGCTTTCTCTCGGCGGCTCGCCGCATGCGTTGCGGGGCGAGCCGAAGGCTCCTGACGCGCCAACTTTCTCGCGCGCAGCGCTTGACCAGTTTGGCGACTACGTTCGCAGCGAGATCACGGCCGGCAAGATTCCCGGCGCAGTCATGCTGATCCAGCAGCATGGCAAGCTGGTTGATCTCGAATGTTTCGGTGTGCGGGACCCGGGGACCGGCACGCCGATGACGCCGGATACCATTTTCCAGATCTATTCGATGTCGAAAGCCGTCACCTCGGTCGCCGCGATGATGCTGGTCGACGACGGCAAGCTGGCTCTCGACGATCCCGTGTCGAAATACATTCCGTCCTTTGCGGACGCGAAAGTCGGCGTCGATGTTTCCGATGAAGCAGGAAAGTATCCGCTCAAGCTTGAGCCGTTGAAACGGCCGATCACGATCAGGGACCTGCTGCGGCACACGTCGGGGATCACTTACGGCTTCTTCGGCGAAACCGCGGTGCAGAAACTCTATGCCGATCCCAAACTGTACGCCGGTGACTTCGACAATGCCGAATTTGCCGACCGGATCGCGACACTGCCGCTCGCCGATCAACCCGCAACGCGTTGGAACTACAGCCATTCAACCGACGTGCTCGGCCGCGTTGTCGAAGTGGCCTCGGGGCAGACGCTGTTTCAATTCGAGAAGCAGCGGCTGTTCGATCCGCTCGGCATGTCCGAGACAACGTACTACGTCGCAGATACATCGAAGTGGGCGCGCATCGCCCAGGCATATCCGGTCGATCGTTTTCGGGTGGCCGGAATCAGGGATCCGGCACTGCCGCGGCGCTGGGAATCCGGCGGTGCGGGCCTGGTCTCGACGGCCGGCGACTACGCGCGCTTCCTGCAAATGCTGCTGAATGGCGGCGAGCTGGACGGCAAACGGTACCTCAAAGCCGAGACGGTCGCATTGATGACGTCCGATCAGATCGGACCGGAGACCGGGATCATTCACGATCCCTTCTATTTCCCGGGCCCGACCTCTGGCTTCGGCCTTGGCTTTGCCGTGCGCACCTCGCCGCCGCCGGGTACGACGTGGCCGCTCGGTGAATACCGCTGGGATGCGGCGGGCGGCAGCTTCTATTTCGTCGATCCCAAGGACGACTTGCTCGTTGTTTTCATGGTGCAGGCCCCGACGCAAGGCGGACGTATTCAACTGACGTTGAAGACGATGATGTTTGAAGCGCTAGGCAAGGGCCTGCGCAAGGATTGACTCTTCGCCGGACTAGGACGCGAACTCATTAGCGCGCAGCCATAGCCTGATCGATGCGAGTTGAACGAAGGCAAGGTAGTTGGCGGCGAGCTTGTCATAGCGCGTCGCAACCCGGCGGCAGTGCTTGATCTTGTTGAAGAAGCGCTCGACCAAGTTCCGAGCTCGTAGCGCATGATTCGGCCCCTCGATTTAGGGGCCTTGAATCATCGTCGCCAGGTGGGCTCAACATGCCCGGCCAAGGAGTGCTTAGGTCGCGCCCGAAAGCGGACGCGTTATGCTCACTTTGAGTTTTGTCGTTCGTGACCCAAATCAGACATTGAATGACCCCCGGGTTGGCCCGTCCAACTTGAACAGAGGGCATTCTTGCCTGAGTATTGAATTTGTATTGCGACCAAGGAGGATAGCGCATGAGCACTCATCTCACCCGACGCGATATTGGGAAAGCGGCGGCCGCGGCAACACTTGCCTCGTCGTGCGGAACACAAGCTGTCGCACAAACTGGGCACGCTACAGGCACAGCAACAGCAAATCCCTCTGCCAGAGGATTCCCAACCGGATTTTTCTGGGGCACGGCCACTTCGGCATATCAGATCGAGGGCGCTTGGAACGAGGACGGCAAGGGCGAGTCCATCTGGGACCGATATGCGCATACCCCAGGCAACATCAGAGACGGTTCGAGCGGCGACATCGCGAACGATCACTACCACCGTTACAAGGAGGACGTCGCGCTGATGCAGGGCATCGGCGCGAATGCCTATCGGTTCTCGATCTCCTGGCCACGCATCTTCCCACAAGGCACGGGCGCGCCGAATGCCAAGGGCCTCGACTTTTACAACAGGCTTGTGGACGAGTTGAAAGCTGCGGGCATCGAGCCGTTTCCTACGCTTTACCACTGGGACCTGCCACAGGCGCTCCAGGACAAGCGCGGCTGGCAGAACCGCGATACCGCCCAGGCGTTCGCCGACTATGCAGGCTACACGGCCGAGAGGCTGAGCGACCGCGTCGGCCACTTCTTCACCCTCAACGAATTCCTGTCGTTCACGGACATCGGGCATCAGGGCCTGGAAGTGGACGTGGGCGGCGCGAAGGTAATGCTTCAGATAGCGCCCGGTCTGAAGCTCTCACCGGGCGAGCTCAATCAGGTCCGGCATCATGCCGTTCTTGCGCACGGTTTATCGGTGCAGGCCATTCGCGCCAAAGCCAAGGCCGGAACGAGGTGCGGCCCCGCGGAAAATATCAACATTGCCGTACCGCTGATCGAAAGTGCCGAGAACATCAAGGCCGCACAGCTCGCGACACGTGAGTCGAACGCGGCCTTCCTCACGGTCATGCTGGAAGGCAAGTATACCGACTCGTACCTCAAGCAGGCGGGCAAGGATGCGCCGAAATTCACCGATGAGGACTTAAAGATCATCGGCTCGCCGCTCGACTTCGTCGGCATCAATGTCTACCGGCCGATGCTCTACGTGATGGCATCGGACAAAGCACCCGGCTGGCGCGAAATTCCTCTCTCAAGGTCGCACCCGAAGATGCACTCGCGCTGGCACACAATAGGCCCCGAGGCGTTGTACTGGGCTCCGAAGTTTCTCCAATCGATCTGGAACACGCAGGAAATCCACATCACGGAAAACGGTTGCGCGACCGAAGACGTGATCGCCGACGATGGTAAGGTCTATGACACCGACCGCGTCATGTTCCTGCGCAGTTGCTTGACGCAACTGCAGAGGGCAACAGCCGACGGCGTGCCGGTGAAGGGCTACTTCCAATGGAGTACCATGGATAATTTCGAGTGGAACGCCGGCTTCGGTAACCGTTTCGGATTGGTGCACGTGGATTTCAAGACGCTGCAGCGCACGCCGAAGCTCAGTGCCTCATTCTTTCGGGAAACGGCGCGGCGCAATGCGGTGGCTTGATGGAGCAGCGCATGTCGCTTCTTGGCCCGAAGGCGAAGTGCCGCGATGTCCGCTCCCACGCCGCTGTTGGGGGAGAAGCAGACATCAGGTGGCCGACCCGCAGCAACCGACTTTTATGAGTACGCACCCTAAACCACCGCGTTGCGTGCGATCGTCTCGCGATAGAACGACGCACTGAGCTTGGGTGTGCGGCGCTGTGTAGCGAAGTCGACGTGGTAGAGGCCGAAGCGCTGTTCATATCCATCCGCCCATTCGAAATTGTCCATCAGGCTCCACAGGAAATATCCGTGCACGGGCACGCCTTCTGATGTCGCGCGCTGCAACTGCGTCAGATAGTTGCGCAGGTACATGATGCGATCGACGTCATAGATGGTGCCGTCCGCGGCGGGCTCGTCGCTCCCGGACGTTCCGTTCTCGGTGATGTAGATCGACTTCACGTTCCACAGCTTGGCTACATGACGCGGCACCCAGTACATCGTCTCGGGACCAGGCCTGAGCCACGTCGCCTTCATGTGCGGGAACGATTTGGGAAATGGCGCCAGGGTGAAGCCGCGTTCGTTGTCGGCGGCAACGACGTAATGATCGGGCATGTAGACATTGAGCCCGACAAAATCGATCGGCGAGGCGATGATGCGCAGATCTTCGGCTGTGTATTTCGGGCCCTCTTTGCCGGTCTGCGTGAGATATGCATCTGTGTATTTTCCCTCGAGCATCACGGTCAGATAGCCGGCATTGAGCTCGCGTGTCGCCATTTCGGCGGCGCGGATGTTCGCCGGCGTTTCGACGGCAGGGATGCAGCTCACGGCATTCTCCGCCGGACCGACCTTGATTCCGGCCTGTCCATTGGCCCGGATCGCTTGAACCGCGAGACCGTGTCCCAGCGCGACGTGGTGCCGGACCTGCTTCACGTCAGATGGGGATAGTTTGAGCCCCGGCGCATCTGCACCCCACTCATGTCCGAGATGGACGAGCCTGGAGCATTCGTTGATGGTGAAGAAGTGCTTCACGCGATCGCTTAGACGCCCCGTGACATGGGCTGCGTAATCCGCAAATGCCTTTGGTGTATCGCGCGAGGTCCAGCCGCCGAAGCGGTCCTGCAGCGCCTGCGGCAGGTCCCAGTGATACAGTGTCGCAAACGGCGCGATGCCGTTCGCCAACAGTTCGTCGACAAGGCGGTTGTAGAAATCGAGGCCCTTTGGGTTTGGCGCCCCGGTTCCTTCCGGGAAGACGCGCGGCCATGCGATCGAGAAGCGGTAGGCCTTGGTGCCCAGCGCCTTCATCAATTGGATGTCTTCCTTGAAGAGGCGATAGTGGTCGGTCGCGGTGTCGCCATTGCTGCGATCGGAGATGGTGCCGGGCGTGTGGGAAAAACGGTCCCAGATCGACGGGCCACGGCCGTCCTCGTTCACGGCGCCCTCGATCTGATAGGCCGAGGTCGCCGTACCCCAGAGAAAACCGTTCGGAAAGCCGGAAGAGGGCCGTTGATTCTGCGTTTCGGCCGCTTGACCGGATTGAGCCAGGCCGGACCCTGCCGACAGCATCGGCATTCCAAGCGCCGACCAGGCTGCAATTTGGCCAAATTGGCGTCGGGAAAATCGGGTGAACGGCATCATTTCACTCATCAAAGCGGGATCAATTTTGAGCAAACAAGGCTCACTTTTGAAGAGCTGACTATCACCGTTTCCGTACTCGCGCGCAATTGTACACCCGGCGGGATCAGCGGGTCGACAGGCCTGCCGCACGCGGTTAAACAGTCCCATCTATTCGTCTGTCAGGGGAGCAGGACCAATCGGCTTTCGCACGCCGCTGGCGCTTTTATTTCTGTCGCTGGGCATCGTTGCCGCGGTGTGGTGGTGGCTGGCCACGCCGGTGGCGCTGACGCGCGCGCCGATCGATGACGCGGCGAAGCTGGAGTGCGTTTCCTACGCGCCGTTCCGCAACGAGCAGACGCCGCACGATCCGACGCTCATCGTCAAGCCGGAGCAGATCGCGGAGGACCTGGTCGAACTCGCCAAGGTCTCCAAATGCATCCGCACCTATTCGATCGACAACGGGCTCGACAAGGTGCCCGAACTTGCATCCAAGGTCGGACTGAAAGTGCTGCTCGGCGTCTGGCTCGGGCGCGATCGCGCCAAGAACGCGCAACTTTGCGACATTGCGATCTCGCTGGCGAAGGATCATCCCGGCACGGTCGCGGCGCTCATCGTCGGCAGCGAAGTGCTGCTGCGTGGCGATATGACGGTCGGCGACCTTCGCCAAACCATCCAGTCGGTCAAGCCGCGCGTAAATGTTCCGGTGACGTATGCCGATGTCTGGGAATTCTGGCTGCGCTACCGCGAAGTCGGCGCTGACGTCGATTTCGTCACCGCCCATTTCCTGCCCTATTGGGAGGACGTTCCGCCCCGCGCCGAGGAGGCGGCCGCGCATGTCGATGATATCCGCAAGCAGGTCGTCGCAGCCTTTCCCGGCAAGGAGATCCTGATCGGTGAAACCGGCTGGCCCAGCTATGGCCGGATGCGCGACGGCGCGCTGGCTTCCCGCGTCAACCAGGCGCGTTTCATTTCCCAGATTCTCGAGCGGGCGCGACAGAACAATTTTCGCGTCAATTTTTTCGAGGCCTATGACGAGCCGTGGAAGCGCCGCTGGGAAGGAACGGTCGGCGGCTATTGGGGACTGTTCGACGGGACCGAGCGCAAGCTGAAATATCCGGCAGGGGTGGCCATCAGCAACTATCCGTTCTGGAAGCTGCAGATGGCAGGCGGGCTGCTGCTCTGCGTGGGCGTGTTCGCGGTAGCCTTGTTCCTGCCGAAGCGCCGGCCGTTGCCGGCGCCATCCATCTCGTGGGCCGCGGTCGCCGTATCCGCGACCGCTGGCGGGATCTTGCTCGGCATCAGCATCGACAAGATGCTGCTCGAGAGCTACGGCATCGGCGGCTGGCTGCTCCAGGGCTTCATGCTGATGGCGGCCGTGGCAGCGCCGCTGTTATCCACCTACGCGCTGATGTCGGGGCGGGCGCTTCCGGCGTTTCTTGAAGTGCTGGGGCCGCCGAAGGGCCTCACGCCGTTCTTCATGAGCAACATGCTGGGCGTCACGCTGATCGTAACGACGCTGTTGGCCGCGGTGACCGCGCTCAGCCTGATCTTCGACGCACGCTGGCGCGATTTCCCGTTTGCCGCCCTGACCATGGCGGTCGTGCCGTTCTGGACATTGGCGTTTCTCAATGGGCCGAAATCCGGCGAGCGGCCGCTCTCGGAAGCCGTATTCGCCGGACTGTTCGCGCTGGCGGCGGTCTATGTCGTCTTCAACGAAGGGTTCGAGAACTGGCAGGCGATGTGGACCGGCGCGGTGTATCTACTGCTCGCCAGCGCGCTGTGGCGGGCGCGCACGCCGGCCACAGCCTGAGCTCCGGCAGACGCGGCTCACGCTCCGCGTACGATCTCGCGTACGATGCCGACCGTTTCCTCGATCATCGCGGCGCTGACGTCGAGATGGGTGCAGGCGCGGATGCGGCCGTCCATCATCGCGAGCAGCACGCCGCGCTTGCGCAAGGCCTCGACCATCTTGTCGCCGGCGATGCCGGCGCCGTCAGGCTTGAAGAACACCAGATTGGTCTCGGGCTCCTGCACCTCGATGCCGTTGATCTGCGACAGGCCCCGCGCCAGCGCCCGAGCATTGGCGTGATCGTCGGCGAGGCGGTCGACGTGATGGTCGAGCGCGTAGACGCAGGCAGCCGCGCAAATGCCGGCCTGCCGCATCGATCCGCCGAGGCGCTGCTTCCAGCGCCAGACGTCGTCGATAAAGGCGCGGGTACCAGCGATCACGCCGCCGATCGGAGCGCCTAACCCTTTGGAAAAATCGATCCAGGCCGAATCCCAGCCCGCGGCCATGTCGCGCGCCGATATTTTGGTGGCGACGCAGGCGTTCAAAAGCCGCGCGCCGTCCATGTGGGTGATGAGCCCGTTCGCCTTGGCGATCGCTACTACTTCATCGAGCGCAGCCTTCTTCCAGATGGTGCCGCCGCCGATATTGGCCGTCTGCTCGACGCTGACGAGGGTCTGTGGTGGCTGATAGCGCGAGCGCGGGTGCAGGGCGGCGCGGAATGTTGCCGGCGTGAACTGCCCGTCATCACCCGGCAGCTGCGTGATCTGAAAACCGCCGAGCGCGGCATGCGCGCCGCCTTCGCGGGCGATGATATGCGCGGTGGCCTGGGCGAGAATTTCGTCGCCCGGCCGGCAATGGGCCAGCGTCGCCGCAACGTTGCACATGGTGCCCGAGGGCATGAACACGGCGGCTTCCTTGCCGAGCAGGTCAGCCACGCGCTCGCACAACAGGTTCACGGTCGGGTCATCGCCGATCTGCTCGTCGCCGACTTCAGCCCGCGCCATCGCCTCGCGCATCGCAGGCGTCGGCCGCGTCTGCGTGTCCGACAAGAGGTTGATGCGGATGGGATCGGCCTTGGGATCGCGCGGGGGAGGGGTGTAGTGCATGGGGAGTTCTTTCTCGCTCGTATTGTTGTGGCCTGCAAAAGCCCACTTCGACGGTGGTCGTCAAGGCAGCGATTTTGGGGTCGAACAGTGTGGATTATACACCCGATTGAAGGGCGTTCAGTGTGTGGCGACGAGCGGCAACTCGCCGCCGGGCGGCGGCTAGAATGTCGTCGGGCGTATCCGTGGTGAAGGAGTTGCAATCGGGGTGCTTGAACGTCGCTTGATAGCAGCGGACTTGCTCGTCCCGGGAAAGCTCAGCCCAACCAACAAGCTCGGCTTCGGTTGGTGTGGCCGAGAGCATAACGCGGGTCGGTTCGTCGTTCGTTTGCGACATGCGGTAATTGTAACAGGAACTCGATCCAAACAAAAAGGCCCCGGCAAAACCGGGGCCTTCGTTTATCTCGGAACTCAAGAACCGATCAGCGCGAATAGAATTCGACGATCAGATGCGGCTCCATCTGCACCGCGAACGGCACGTCCGACAGCGCGGGGATGCGGGTGAACTTCGCGGTCATCTTGGAGTGATCGGCTTCGATGAAGTCGGGCACGTCGCGCTCGCCGAGCTGGCTCGCTTCCAGAACCGGGGTGAGCTGCTTGGAGGATTCCTTGATCTCGACGACGTCGCCGGGCTTGAGCTTGTAGCTCGAAATGTTGACGCGGCGGCCGTTCACCTTGATGTGGCCGTGGTTGATGAACTGGCGCGCGGCAAACATCGTGGCCACGAACTTGGCGCGATAGACCACGGTGTCGAGACGGCGCTCCAGGAGGCCGATCAGGTTCTCACCGGTGTCGCCCTTCATCCGGCCGGCCTCGACATAGATGCCGTGGAACTGACGCTCGCTGATGTTGGCGTAGTAGCCCTTCAGCTTCTGCTTGGCGCGGAGCTGGACGCCGAAGTCGGACAGCTTGCCCTTGCGGCGCTGGCCGTGCTGGCCGGGGCCATACTCGCGGCGGTTCACGGGGCTCTTGGGGCGGCCCCAGATGTTCTGGCCCATACGGCGATCGATCTTGTATTTCGCCTCACTGCGCTTTGTCATCGCGTCCTCTGGTTTAAGAGTTTGAGTGTTGAGGAAACGCGCCCTCCTGTGCACCGGGATTAACCGGGGCCGACAGGTCCGCCTCGAAAGCTCGGGGAAGACCACGGGTCGCGAAACGCATCGCGGGCCGAAACCGGCCCGCGAGCAAGCGGGGTATTAGGGAGAAACTGCGGTTCTGTCAACGAAATGGATGTCATTCCGGGATGGTGCGTTAGCACCAGACCCGGAATCTCGAGATTCCGGGTTCTATAGTGCGTATCGCCCCGGAATGACCGCCCTACGGGCGGTCAGGTTGCGACCGCTCGGACCGGTTTGGGCTCGGTTTGCAGCCGGCTGGCCCGAAATTCGGCGGCTATTTCACCGTTCAGCACCTGTTCCAGCCGGTTCAGAGCCCTGGCCATCGGGGCGGCGTCGGTAACCCGATGATCCCAGCGCAGCACGACATCGATGGTCTGATCGGGCTTTTCCACCCCATAGCTCAGCACGAAGGGCCCCGGGCTGATGGCGTGGAGCTGGCCGGCGCCATAGGCGGCCACCGAGGTCACGCCAAAACTGCCGAAATAATTGGCCCGCTGGCGGCCGAAATTCAGCCCGATCGCCCAGAACAGGCGGCGCAGGGGCAGCGGCAGCCGGGTGGTGCGCAGGATCTTCCGGAACGCCGGCACCTCGTCGATCGGGGCCTTCTTGGCGTGCCGGATCAGCGCCTCGACCTCGGCAAGCGGCATTTCGTCGGGCGCAGCGACCTTTTGCGGCAGGACGCAATCCTGGCCGTCCTCGACCCGGGCGATCGCTACCATCGCGACGCTGCGCGGCAGCTCATAGAAGGCAGGTATCGGCCACTTGACGTAGAGGGTGCGCAGGATCGGCTCTTCCTTGGCCACCAGCGCGAACGCCTTGACGAAGATCGCGGCCCAGCCCGCCCGGTGGGTGGCATGCGCGCGGGCTTCGTGCAGGGTACGGACATGAAGCGGGCGCGTCAGCGAAACAAAGGGCACGCCGATCGAGGCGTGCATGAGGTCGGCGACCAGACGGCGCGGTAGTGTGATTTTTCGAACCGTTCCGCGCATCGCTCCGCCGGGGTTTCCGCATAGACAAATCAAATAGCAGAAGGGCCTCTTATAGCCTGCCGGCCCTCATCTAGCACGAACAAGGCGTTTTGACGCCAGTGAGTTCGCGCGCCGGGTGGTCAGCCCGCGGGACAGCCCGCAGGGCGAGGTAAACTCCAAGGAGTTTGAAGGGGTTGGCGCCATCTTGCCACCTATCGCTTGATTCCCTCAAAGCTCGCGGCGATGCCGCGCTGGAACAGCGACCAGTCAAAGCCGAGCGCCAGCGCGACATAGCCGCGGTCGATCATTTGGTTGGCCTGCTCGGCGGTACGCGCCACGCCGCCGATCGGCACGCCGCTCCTGAGGATGCCTTCTTCGGCCCGCTTCATCAGTTCCACCACCTCGGGATCATCGGGCAGGCCGCGCTTGTTGATGGAGGTGGCGAGGTCGCCGGGGCCGATCACCGCGAGGTCGATGCCCGGTGTCGCCATGATCTCGTCGATGCGCTCGACCGCCTCGACATGCTCGATGGTGATCATGCAGATGATGTCATCATCGGCGGTCGCCATGTAATCGGCCATCGACACGCCCCAGCGGAACGGCGCATGGAACGGGCCCCATAGCCGGTCGCCCCTAGGCGGGTAGCGCACGCTGCGCACGGCCTTTTCGGCGTCTTCGCGGCTGCAGATCATTGGAAAGTTGATGCCGAGCGCGCCGAGGTCCATCGGCGCCTTGGCAAGCCAGGGCTCGTTGGCGGCGATCCGCACCATCGGCACGCAGGGCGTGCCCGAAGTGGCCGTAATCATCGCATGCGCCGAGCCGAGATCGATCGGGCCGTGTTCGAGATCGATGATGATCCAGTCGATGCCGGAACGGCCCATGATCTGCACGCTCTGGATCGAGGGGATGGTTGCAATGGCGCCGAAGGTCGGGCGTCCCTCGCGCCACAATTGGCGGAGACGGTTCAGCGGCGCTGGCGTCGCGGGGGTCAAGGCAGCAAACTCCTTCATCAAATGATTCATTGAAAAATTCGGCGCGCGGCATCGTTGGATAAGTCAGGCAGTTCGAAGCGGTCTTCGGAGATCGGACGGATGGCTGGCGGGCAATTGGGCTGAGCATACACGCATGTCGAGTGCTTGGCTGGCCCTGAACAGGGCAGGGGTATCGCATATGACGGCGCAGACCTCGAATCGCTCAAGTTTCCGCATCGTCATGGCCGGGCCTGTCCCGGCCATCCACGTCTTTTCGCGCGGGGAGACCAAGACGTGGATGCCCGGGACAAGCCTGGACAAGCCCGGGCATGACGAGTTCGTGGACACACCGAACCACTACAATGACCGCAGATGCGATAGCCCTGATAACCAGGCGGCTTTGCGACATCATCGACCGGACAGGGACGTCCCGTCCCGGTATACTCCCTTGCACAATAAACCCAGGGGAGGAGACAAAGATGAGGACACTACTGGTCGCTGCCGCACTTGCCGCCCTTACCGTCGGCGCATCTGCTCAAGACAAGCGCCCTGATTACGGCACAGCGGTCAATGCCGCGGGCGCGAAGAAGATCGTAGCCGGCGTCGTCGCCGAATGCCAGAAGAACGGATGGAACGTTGCCGTCGCCGTGGTCGATAATCACGGATTCCTCGTGTACTTCGAACGCATGGACAACACGCAGACGGCCAGCATGGACATCGCCGTCGGCAAGGCGAAGGCTGCGGCCACCTATCGGCGCCCGACGCGCGTCTTCATGGAGGCGATCAATAAGGGCGGGCCGGCCACGGCCACACTTCCCGGCATCTTCGCCTCGCCCGGTGGATTGCCGATCATGGTCGACGGCAAAGTCACTGGCGGCGTGGGCGTGAGCGGCGTCACCGGCGACCAGGACGAGCAATGCGCCAAGGCCGGCCTCGGGACTACATAGGAAATTGCATCCTGCGTACAGGCGTCGACACGGCTCTGCTGCAGCCGTGCCGCGCCTTCGTCCGCGCATCACGATTTTGAGCAGGGCCCTCAGCCCAGTGGGGAGCCAAGCCCCCTGGGGCAGCTCGCTGCGATCGTTGGGGACTCCGCTGCCAACACTTTTCACGTGAGCAGTTCGTGGGGCAAATGTGCCATGGAATGGTGCTGACCGTTATTGTCGTGGCTGGTCGCGTGTTCCTCCATGGTAGCTGAGTTCATCTCAAGGATTGCCGCCAGCTCGGCGCCGTGAACGAGGCGAACGGGCGTATCGTTAAGCTCTTCCAGCTCAACGGACGTGGGGGTGGAAGGGGGAGGCTGATCTTTGAAGTGGAATGCCTGTTCGTAGCCAGCGCCGCCGACCCCGTACGCGGGTTCTGCCGGCTGGGGGGTGGCCGTTGATGCGTTCGCAGAGGCCGAGTGTGAAGGCGAGTTGCCATGGCCGCCACTATTGCCCGGTGCGACGCCAGGTTCGACCGGCTCGGCCGCTTCCATGGTGCTTGCGGATGCCGCGTGTGAAGCGTGCGACTTGTTGTGGCCGCCGCCGTCGCCCGGTGTGACGCCCGGTTCGGTTGGTTCGCCGGCCGCCGCTGCCTTTGCAGAGGCCGAGTGCGAAGGGTGCGACGCGTTGCCATGGCCGCCGCCATTGCCTGGTGTGACGGCAGGTTCGACGGGCTCGGCCGCCTCCATGGTGCTTGCGGATGCCGCGTGTGAAGCGTGCGACTTGTTGTGGCCGACGCCGTTACCCGGTGTGACGGCCGGTTCGGCTAATTCGTCGGCCGCCAATGCCTTTGCAGAGGCCGAGTGTGAAGGGTGCGACGCGTTGCCATGGCCGCCGCCATTGCCCGGTGCGACGTCAGGTTCGACCGGCTCGGCCGCTTCCATGGTGCTTGCGGATGCCGCGTGTGAAGCGTGCGACTTGTTGTGGCCGCCGCCGTTGCCCGGTGTGACGGCCGGCTCGTCTAATTCGTCGGCCGCCGCTGCCTTTGCAGAGGCCGAGTGTGAAGGGTGCGACGCGTTGCCATGGCCGCCACTATTACCCGGTACGACGTCAGGTTCGACGGGCGCGGCCGCTTCCATGGTGCTTGCGGATGCCGCGTGTGAAGCGTGCGACTTGTTGTGGCCGCCGCCGTTGCCCGGTGTGACGG encodes the following:
- the rpsD gene encoding 30S ribosomal protein S4, with protein sequence MTKRSEAKYKIDRRMGQNIWGRPKSPVNRREYGPGQHGQRRKGKLSDFGVQLRAKQKLKGYYANISERQFHGIYVEAGRMKGDTGENLIGLLERRLDTVVYRAKFVATMFAARQFINHGHIKVNGRRVNISSYKLKPGDVVEIKESSKQLTPVLEASQLGERDVPDFIEADHSKMTAKFTRIPALSDVPFAVQMEPHLIVEFYSR
- a CDS encoding acyltransferase, with amino-acid sequence MRGTVRKITLPRRLVADLMHASIGVPFVSLTRPLHVRTLHEARAHATHRAGWAAIFVKAFALVAKEEPILRTLYVKWPIPAFYELPRSVAMVAIARVEDGQDCVLPQKVAAPDEMPLAEVEALIRHAKKAPIDEVPAFRKILRTTRLPLPLRRLFWAIGLNFGRQRANYFGSFGVTSVAAYGAGQLHAISPGPFVLSYGVEKPDQTIDVVLRWDHRVTDAAPMARALNRLEQVLNGEIAAEFRASRLQTEPKPVRAVAT
- a CDS encoding HpcH/HpaI aldolase family protein; this encodes MTPATPAPLNRLRQLWREGRPTFGAIATIPSIQSVQIMGRSGIDWIIIDLEHGPIDLGSAHAMITATSGTPCVPMVRIAANEPWLAKAPMDLGALGINFPMICSREDAEKAVRSVRYPPRGDRLWGPFHAPFRWGVSMADYMATADDDIICMITIEHVEAVERIDEIMATPGIDLAVIGPGDLATSINKRGLPDDPEVVELMKRAEEGILRSGVPIGGVARTAEQANQMIDRGYVALALGFDWSLFQRGIAASFEGIKR
- a CDS encoding GlcG/HbpS family heme-binding protein; this translates as MRTLLVAAALAALTVGASAQDKRPDYGTAVNAAGAKKIVAGVVAECQKNGWNVAVAVVDNHGFLVYFERMDNTQTASMDIAVGKAKAAATYRRPTRVFMEAINKGGPATATLPGIFASPGGLPIMVDGKVTGGVGVSGVTGDQDEQCAKAGLGTT